The stretch of DNA CGCCGGTATTGCTCAACGTGTGCATGATCACGTCCGCGGTGTTCCTGACGCCTTATTTTGATCAGCCAATCATGGCGCTGGCCTGGGGCGTGTTCATAGCCGGCTTCGCCCAGTTGGCCTTCCAGCTGCCGTACGTTGCCAAGCTGGGCCTGCTGCCAAGGCCGCGCGTCAAGTTCGGTGACGAGGGGGTGCGGCGGATCATGATGCTAATGGTCCCAGCGCTTTTCGGGGTGTCGGTCAGCCAGATCAATCTTCTGCTCGATACCGTTCTCGCTTCGTTTCTTCAAACCGGCAGTGTGTCCTGGCTGTATTACGCTGACCGACTGTCGGAGCTGCCGCTGGGTGCGTTTGGTATCGCCATAGGCACCGTCATTCTGCCGAGTCTTTCCCGCCAGCATGCCGGGGAAGACCCCAAGGCCTTTTCCAATACGCTTAACTGGGCACTACGAATGGTGCTGCTGGTGGGCATTCCTGCGGCGCTCGCCCTGGGTATTCTGGCCGAGCCGCTGATTGCCAGCCTGTTTTTTTATGGTGCTATGAGTGAAGAAGCGGTCGTGCAGTCGGCCAATGCTCTTGAGGCTTACTCGCTCGGTGTTCTGGCCTTCATGCTGATCAAGGTATTGGCGCCGGGCTTCTTCGCTCGTCAGGATTTGAAGACGCCGGTACGGGTGGCGATCATTTGCATGATCGCCAATATGGTGATGAACCTGATCCTGATCTGGCCACTCAAGCACGTCGGTTTAGCGCTGGCGACCTCCCTCTCGTCCATGCTCAATGCCGGGCTGCTGTTCTGGGGGCTGTACCGTGTCGGTGTCTTTCAGTTCGCGCCGGGCTGGGCTGTCTTCCTGTTGCGTCTGGCTGGCGGCTGTACGGCGATGGTGGCTGTGGTTTGGTGGCTGAATGCGCCGTCGGTCGAATGGTTCGCGTGGAACTGGCAGCAGCGAGCGCTGCAGTTGGCACTGCTGGTTTTTGCGGGGCTGGGCGCATTCGCGGTTGCGCTGGTTTTGCTTGGTTTGCGGCCGCGCCATCTGCGCCACTGATCGAAGGCTTAAGCGGATGGCAAACCTGTCCGCGACTGCTGGCTCATGCGTATAATCGGCGACTTTTCAAGCAAGAAGTGCGGTATGCAGCTGGTTCGAGGTCTTCACAACCTGCGGCCCCGACATCGGGGCTGTGTCGCCACTATCGGCAATTTCGACGGCGTTCACCGGGGGCACCAGGCCATCCTGGCGCGGCTGCGTGAGCGTGCGGCTGAGCTGGGTCTGCCGAGTTGCGTGGTGATATTCGAGCCACAGCCTCGTGAGTATTTCGCGCCAGACAAGGCGCCCGCACGTCTGACCCGGCTGCGCGAGAAGCTGCAACTGCTGCATGATCAGGGTGTCGATCTTGTGCTGTGCCTGGCCTTCAATCGTCGCTTGCGCGAACTCAGCGCCGCCGAGTTTGTTCATGCGACGCTTGTCGAGGGGCTTGGGGTCAAACACCTTGAGGTCGGCGATGATTTCCGCTTTGGTTGTGATCGAGCCGGCGACTTCAATTTTCTGATGAGGGCGGGCGTCACCGAAGGCTTTACTGTCGAAGCGGCGACCACTATCGAAGTCGATGGCGAGCGGGTGAGCAGTACGCGGCTGCGACAGGTGCTTGCCGAGGGCAACTTGGCGCTGGCCGAAAAGCTACTCGGTCGGCCATTCAGCATCACCGGGCGGGTCATGCACGGTCAGGCGCTTGGGCGCCGGCTAGGCGCGCCGACTGCCAATATCCAGCTCAAGCGCAAGAATACGCCGTTGAGCGGTGTGTTCATGGTAAGTACCAGCGTGGATGGGCAGACGCAGCCTGCGGTTGCCAATATCGGCATGCGGCCCTCGGTCGAAAGCGATGGCAATCCGCACCTGGAAGTGCATCTTTTGAATTATCAGGGCGACCTCTATGGTCGCCTGTTGTGTGTGACCTTTCACCATAAGCTGCGTGATGAGCAGCGCTTTGCCTCGCTGGAGGCACTCAAGTCGGCGATCGAAGCGGATATCGCCGCGGCTCGCGAATACTGGCGGGCTTCACCCTTTACCACGAGTCAGGACTGAAATGACCGATTACAAAGCGACCCTCAATCTGCCATCCACGGCATTTCCGATGAAGGCCGGTCTGCCACAGCGCGAGCCGGAGATCCTGCAGCGCTGGAACAGCATTGACCTCTACGGGAAGCTGCGGCAGATCGGTGAAGGTCGCCCGAAGTTCGTCCTGCATGACGGCCCGCCGTATGCCAACGGCAGCATTCATATCGGTCACGCGGTAAACAAGGTCATCAAAGACTTCATTGTCCGCTCTAAGACCCTGGCCGGATTCGATGCGCCATACGTACCTGGCTGGGATTGCCATGGTCTGCCGATCGAACACAAAGTCGAGATCACCTTTGGCAAGAACCAGCCGGCAGACCTGACCCGCGAACGTTGCCGCGCCTACGCCGCGGAGCAGATCGAAGGGCAGAAGGCTGATTTCATCCGTCTCGGCGTGCTCGGCGAATGGGACAACCCCTACCGCACCATGGATTTCGCAAACGAAGCCGGTGAAATCCGTGCGCTGTCCAAGATGGTCGAAGGTGGGTTTGTCTTCAAAGGTTTGAAGCCAGTGAACTGGTGTTTCGATTGCGGCTCGGCGCTGGCCGAGGCTGAGGTCGAATACCAGGACAAGAAGTCCGATGCCATCGACGTTGCCTTCCACGTAGAAGATGCGGATAAGCTGGCGGCGGCCTTTGGCGTCGATGCTTTGGCCAAGCCGGCAAGCATCGTCATCTGGACAACCACGCCCTGGACCATTCCGGCCAACCAGGCGCTCAACGTTCACCCGGATTTCGTATACGCACTGGTCGACACTGGCGACAAGTTGCTGGTGCTAGCCGAGGAGCTTGTCGAATCCAGTCTGGCCCGGTACGAGCTGCAGGGCGAGATCATCGCCCGCTGCGAAGGGAAGGCGCTGGAGCTGATCCGCTTCCGCCATCCTTTCTACGAGCGCTTCGCGCCGGTGTATCTGGCTGATTACGTTGAAACGGGTGCTGGTACTGGCATCGTTCATTCGGCACCGGCTTATGGTGAAGACGACTTCCGCTCCTGCAAGCATTACGGCATGGAGAATGATGACATCCTCAGCCCAGTGCAAAGCCATGGTGTCTACGTATCAGACTTGCCGTTCTTTGGCGGGCAGTTCATCTGGAAGGCCAATCCGGCGATTGTCGAGAAGCTGCGTGAGGTGGGCGCGCTGCTCAAGCACGAGTCGATCCAACACAGCTACATGCATTGCTGGCGCCACAAAACGCCCCTGATCTACCGCGCCACGGCGCAGTGGTTCGTCGGCATGGACAAGGTGGCGCATGACGGCAGTTCGCTGCGGCGTCGGGCGCTGGATGCTATCGAGCAGACCCAGTTCGTTCCCGCCTGGGGTCAGGCGCGGCTGCATGGCATGATTGCCGGGCGACCCGACTGGTGCATCTCACGTCAGCGCACCTGGGGCGTACCCATCCCGTTCTTCCTGCATAAGGAGAGTGGCGAGCTGCACCCGCGTACAGTCGAACTCATGGAGTCGGTTGCGCAGCGGGTGGAGCAGGGCGGCATCGAGGCCTGGTCGAAGCTGGACGCAGCCGATCTGCTGGGAGACGAAGCGGCGCAGTACGAAAAGATCAGCGATACGTTGGACGTCTGGTTCGACTCCGGCACCACACATTGGCACGTGATGCGCGGCTCGCACCCGATGGGCCATGAAAGCGGCCCGCGTGCGGACCTCTATCTCGAAGGATCAGATCAGCATCGCGGCTGGTTCCACTCATCGCTGCTGACCGGTTCGGCGATCGACGGCCACGCGCCCTATAAAGGGCTACTGACCCATGGCTTCGTGGTCGACGAGAACGGTCGCAAGATGTCCAAGTCGCTGGGCAACGTGGTTGCACCACAGGAAGTCACTGATAGCTTGGGCGCCGATATCCTGCGCTTGTGGGTCGCCTCGACCGACTATTCCGGTGAGATGGCGGTTTCCAAAGTCATTCTGCAGCGCAGCGCTGACTCCTATCGACGCATTCGCAACACCGCCCGCTTCCTGCTCTCAAACCTTGACGGTTTCGATCCGGCGCAGCATCTGGTGCCGGCCGATCAGCTGATCGCACTGGACCGCTGGGCCATCGACCGAGCCCTGCTGTTGCAACGGGAGATTGAAGAAGCCTACGGCACTTATAAGTTCTGGAATGTCTACCAGAAAGTGCACAATTTCTGCGTACAGGAACTGGGCGGCTTCTACCTAGACATCATTAAAGATCGTCAGTACACCACCGGCGCCGACAGTCTGCCTCGCCGCTCTTGCCAGACCGCTCTGTATCACATCGCCGAAGCGCTCGTGCGCTGGATTGCGCCAATCCTGTCGTTCACTGCCGACGAAATCTGGCAATACCTGCCGGGCTTGCGTAACGAGTCGGTGATGCTCAACACCTGGTACGACCGCCTCAGCGAACTGCCGTCCGACGTTGAGCTGGGTCGCGAGTTCTGGGACCGTGTCATGGCGGTGAAAGCCGCAGTCAACAAGGAACTGGAAACCCAGCGCGCAGCCAAGACCATTGGCGGAAACCTGCAAGCTGAAGTCGTGCTGTATGCCGAAGACTCACTGGTGAGCGATCTCACCAAGCTGGGTAACGAATTGCGCTTCGTGCTGATCACTTCTGCCGTGACGGTGGCGCCACTTGCCACTGCACCGGCTGAAGCGGTACAGAGCGAACTGGCCGGCCTCAAGCTCAAGATCAGCAAGACGGATCACGCCAAGTGCGGTCGGTGCTGGCACCACCTGCCTGACGTCGGTACCCATGCCGCGCATCCGGAGATCTGTGGCCGCTGTGTTGAAAACATCGAAGGCGCTGGTGAGGTCCGCCACTATGCGTGACGAGCTTATGCCCATCCGCGGCGAACGCTCGGTGCCCATTGTAGGGTGGGCTTCAGCCCACCACTGGCAGCGCCAACGATTTGTCTCTGAGCAAACGCGGACCGTTTCTCGCACCACTTGCTACATTGGCACTTCTACGGGGCGCGTGGCCCGCCACGCTCTTCCGGGGGCGGCAGAATGACCTCGCGTTTCGGCAAGCTCACCTGGCTCTGGCTGAGTGTGCTGGTGATCGCGCTGGATCAAGCAACTAAGCATTACTTCGAGGCTAACTTCAGCCTGTACCAGAAGGTTGACGTCATTCCGGACTATTTCGCCTGGACATTGGCTTACAACACGGGCGCGGCGTTCAGCTTCCTCGCGGATCATTCGGGCTGGCAGCGCTGGCTGTTCGCTGCCATCGCGCTGGGCGTCAGTGCGGTTCTGGTCGTCTGGATGAAGCGTCTGAAGCCAGCGGAAACCTGGCTCGCGGTTGCGCTGGCGTTGGTATTGGGCGGGGCGCTGGGCAATCTTTATGACCGTGTCGTGCTTGGTCATGTCGTCGATTTC from Pseudomonas sp. DNDY-54 encodes:
- the murJ gene encoding murein biosynthesis integral membrane protein MurJ, translated to MSETSGKGGLLRSSAVVSVMTLLSRVLGMVRDMVVASYFGSGAAADAFFIAFKIPNFLRRLFAEGAFAQAFVPVLSEYRTKRTLLEVKLLVDRTAGMLGLILTGITAIGVLASPYVVMLFAPGFHDDPAKMQLAGELLRITFPYLLLISLTAFTSGVLNTYGHFAVPGFTPVLLNVCMITSAVFLTPYFDQPIMALAWGVFIAGFAQLAFQLPYVAKLGLLPRPRVKFGDEGVRRIMMLMVPALFGVSVSQINLLLDTVLASFLQTGSVSWLYYADRLSELPLGAFGIAIGTVILPSLSRQHAGEDPKAFSNTLNWALRMVLLVGIPAALALGILAEPLIASLFFYGAMSEEAVVQSANALEAYSLGVLAFMLIKVLAPGFFARQDLKTPVRVAIICMIANMVMNLILIWPLKHVGLALATSLSSMLNAGLLFWGLYRVGVFQFAPGWAVFLLRLAGGCTAMVAVVWWLNAPSVEWFAWNWQQRALQLALLVFAGLGAFAVALVLLGLRPRHLRH
- the ribF gene encoding bifunctional riboflavin kinase/FAD synthetase, translated to MQLVRGLHNLRPRHRGCVATIGNFDGVHRGHQAILARLRERAAELGLPSCVVIFEPQPREYFAPDKAPARLTRLREKLQLLHDQGVDLVLCLAFNRRLRELSAAEFVHATLVEGLGVKHLEVGDDFRFGCDRAGDFNFLMRAGVTEGFTVEAATTIEVDGERVSSTRLRQVLAEGNLALAEKLLGRPFSITGRVMHGQALGRRLGAPTANIQLKRKNTPLSGVFMVSTSVDGQTQPAVANIGMRPSVESDGNPHLEVHLLNYQGDLYGRLLCVTFHHKLRDEQRFASLEALKSAIEADIAAAREYWRASPFTTSQD
- the ileS gene encoding isoleucine--tRNA ligase, which translates into the protein MTDYKATLNLPSTAFPMKAGLPQREPEILQRWNSIDLYGKLRQIGEGRPKFVLHDGPPYANGSIHIGHAVNKVIKDFIVRSKTLAGFDAPYVPGWDCHGLPIEHKVEITFGKNQPADLTRERCRAYAAEQIEGQKADFIRLGVLGEWDNPYRTMDFANEAGEIRALSKMVEGGFVFKGLKPVNWCFDCGSALAEAEVEYQDKKSDAIDVAFHVEDADKLAAAFGVDALAKPASIVIWTTTPWTIPANQALNVHPDFVYALVDTGDKLLVLAEELVESSLARYELQGEIIARCEGKALELIRFRHPFYERFAPVYLADYVETGAGTGIVHSAPAYGEDDFRSCKHYGMENDDILSPVQSHGVYVSDLPFFGGQFIWKANPAIVEKLREVGALLKHESIQHSYMHCWRHKTPLIYRATAQWFVGMDKVAHDGSSLRRRALDAIEQTQFVPAWGQARLHGMIAGRPDWCISRQRTWGVPIPFFLHKESGELHPRTVELMESVAQRVEQGGIEAWSKLDAADLLGDEAAQYEKISDTLDVWFDSGTTHWHVMRGSHPMGHESGPRADLYLEGSDQHRGWFHSSLLTGSAIDGHAPYKGLLTHGFVVDENGRKMSKSLGNVVAPQEVTDSLGADILRLWVASTDYSGEMAVSKVILQRSADSYRRIRNTARFLLSNLDGFDPAQHLVPADQLIALDRWAIDRALLLQREIEEAYGTYKFWNVYQKVHNFCVQELGGFYLDIIKDRQYTTGADSLPRRSCQTALYHIAEALVRWIAPILSFTADEIWQYLPGLRNESVMLNTWYDRLSELPSDVELGREFWDRVMAVKAAVNKELETQRAAKTIGGNLQAEVVLYAEDSLVSDLTKLGNELRFVLITSAVTVAPLATAPAEAVQSELAGLKLKISKTDHAKCGRCWHHLPDVGTHAAHPEICGRCVENIEGAGEVRHYA
- the lspA gene encoding signal peptidase II, whose translation is MTSRFGKLTWLWLSVLVIALDQATKHYFEANFSLYQKVDVIPDYFAWTLAYNTGAAFSFLADHSGWQRWLFAAIALGVSAVLVVWMKRLKPAETWLAVALALVLGGALGNLYDRVVLGHVVDFILVHWQNRWYFPAFNIADSAITIGALMLALDMFRSSRTGETVND